The proteins below come from a single Streptomyces tubercidicus genomic window:
- a CDS encoding ABC transporter ATP-binding protein, producing MNTTQPSHTVHRQVPTRNPAVDLRSLHKAHGTGRQAVTALHGINHTIPSGSFTAVMGPSGSGKSTLLHCAAGLERPSSGSVTLAGQELAGLSERQLTLLRRDRIGFVFQDFHLVPALTVAANVALPLRLAGRRPDPRRLEELLADVGLLDKRHRRPAELSGGQQQRAALARALVTHPEVVFADEPTGALDRASGREVLNLLRKAVDDRGTTVVMVTHDPQAAAWADEVLVLADGRLVDRLTGTEITAETIAARMAALEV from the coding sequence ATGAACACAACACAGCCGTCGCACACCGTCCACAGGCAGGTGCCCACCAGGAATCCCGCCGTCGACCTGCGGTCCCTGCACAAGGCGCACGGAACGGGCCGGCAGGCGGTCACCGCCCTGCACGGCATCAACCACACCATCCCCAGCGGCTCTTTCACGGCCGTGATGGGTCCTTCGGGCTCCGGGAAATCCACGCTGCTGCACTGTGCGGCGGGCCTGGAGCGGCCGTCCTCCGGCTCGGTGACGCTGGCCGGGCAGGAGCTCGCCGGGCTCTCCGAGCGGCAGTTGACGCTGCTGCGGCGGGACCGCATCGGGTTCGTCTTCCAGGACTTCCACCTGGTCCCCGCTCTGACCGTCGCCGCCAACGTGGCGCTGCCGCTGCGACTGGCGGGCCGCCGGCCGGACCCGCGCCGACTGGAGGAACTGCTCGCCGACGTGGGCTTGTTGGACAAGCGCCATCGCAGACCGGCCGAGTTATCGGGCGGACAGCAACAGCGTGCCGCCTTGGCACGGGCGCTGGTCACCCACCCCGAGGTGGTCTTCGCAGACGAGCCGACCGGCGCCCTGGACCGGGCCTCGGGCCGTGAAGTGCTCAACCTGCTACGGAAAGCGGTCGACGACCGGGGCACCACCGTGGTCATGGTGACGCACGACCCGCAGGCGGCCGCCTGGGCGGACGAGGTGCTGGTGCTCGCCGACGGCCGGCTCGTGGACCGTCTCACCGGAACCGAGATCACCGCCGAGACCATCGCGGCTCGCATGGCCGCTCTGGAGGTCTGA
- a CDS encoding FtsX-like permease family protein has protein sequence MFFLVMGSLRTRLWQYAGVLVVVVMSSALVTTLTTVLDRVHHVSAGGGAEKAAESLLGLVGGTSGLTAWLLVVNTMSLVVQQRRREIGALRTIGATPRQLRLEIVGEAMVISLAGAAAGAGTGLAAAGPALSWLIRNDILEPGPTGGLSLPGFAAGVLCTTGIAVLAAWAATNGPMRISPIAALREAEVERRAMPTGRAIGALVLLGLAWAAWDRYGRRNGPHEALNGATALCLLLILSVWLLIPLLVRPIAALSSGPGRLLSRYSGTLAAANSAAATRRVAAMAGPVLIAAGLSAMLLCHNSVSQTTSSRPSVVSVSVSVSSRSTEPAALEAAKEHPLKETRLQQARADKRQQRNAVGLRLLMAPLITFSGIGILNTLLLATRRRRQEFAVLRLTGSTRGQLLRMLGWESTIVVLSGLTAAAAVVAVTLTGLATRLALPTADLLPLLPWSALTQVALGCAGLGLLGVLVPGLLVMRVHPSQVARTE, from the coding sequence GTGTTCTTCCTCGTGATGGGTTCCCTGCGCACCCGGCTGTGGCAGTACGCCGGAGTGCTCGTGGTGGTCGTGATGAGTTCGGCGCTGGTCACCACGCTGACGACGGTGCTGGACCGGGTGCACCACGTGAGCGCCGGCGGCGGCGCCGAGAAAGCGGCCGAGTCATTGCTGGGCTTGGTGGGCGGCACGTCCGGGCTGACCGCCTGGCTGCTCGTCGTCAACACGATGTCCCTGGTGGTGCAGCAGCGCCGCCGTGAGATCGGGGCACTGCGGACCATCGGGGCCACGCCCCGGCAACTGCGGCTGGAGATCGTCGGCGAGGCCATGGTGATCTCTCTCGCCGGAGCCGCGGCGGGCGCGGGCACCGGCCTGGCCGCGGCCGGGCCCGCGCTGTCCTGGCTCATCCGCAACGACATACTGGAGCCCGGCCCCACGGGCGGCCTGTCCCTGCCCGGCTTCGCCGCGGGCGTGTTGTGTACGACGGGCATCGCCGTGCTCGCCGCGTGGGCCGCGACGAACGGCCCGATGCGGATCTCGCCGATCGCCGCCCTGCGCGAGGCCGAGGTGGAGCGGCGCGCGATGCCGACCGGGCGCGCCATCGGCGCACTCGTCCTGCTCGGGCTCGCCTGGGCGGCCTGGGACCGGTACGGCCGCCGCAACGGCCCGCACGAAGCGCTCAACGGCGCCACGGCGCTGTGCCTGCTGCTGATCCTCTCCGTCTGGCTGCTCATCCCGCTCCTCGTACGCCCGATCGCCGCGCTGAGCTCCGGCCCCGGGCGACTGCTCTCCCGCTACTCCGGCACACTGGCTGCCGCGAACAGCGCGGCGGCAACGCGCCGCGTGGCCGCCATGGCCGGCCCCGTACTCATCGCAGCGGGCCTCAGCGCGATGCTGCTGTGCCACAACTCCGTGTCACAGACGACGAGTTCCCGGCCGAGCGTGGTGTCGGTGTCGGTGTCGGTGTCGAGCCGAAGCACAGAGCCGGCGGCCCTGGAAGCCGCGAAGGAACACCCCCTCAAGGAAACCCGGCTACAACAGGCGCGAGCCGACAAACGCCAACAGCGCAATGCCGTGGGCCTGCGCCTCCTCATGGCTCCCCTCATCACGTTCTCCGGCATCGGCATACTGAACACCTTGCTGCTCGCCACACGTCGGCGCCGGCAGGAGTTCGCCGTCCTGCGGCTCACCGGAAGCACGCGCGGTCAACTGCTGCGCATGCTCGGCTGGGAGTCCACGATCGTCGTACTCAGCGGACTCACCGCCGCAGCCGCAGTAGTGGCCGTGACCCTCACCGGCCTCGCCACACGACTGGCCCTGCCGACGGCGGATCTCCTGCCCCTCCTGCCGTGGAGCGCACTGACACAGGTGGCCCTCGGCTGCGCCGGCCTGGGACTGCTGGGAGTCCTCGTCCCCGGACTACTCGTCATGCGCGTACACCCCTCGCAGGTGGCCCGCACGGAGTGA
- a CDS encoding CPBP family intramembrane glutamic endopeptidase has translation MHETLRPVPAEAPGERSSGPGWPEVVAGVAAYAVLYAGVVVCLRQADLSDTVAGLIGFVLSAVMGLGAFAVAALLRIRRLAPFGLRRVSGRSLLAAVGFGVVAYVLATIASLLYQAVAGDHQNVQVGYQAAAAGGIFWYLAVAVAGFVATPIGEELLFRGVLANGLGRYGAWASVLASAAVFALVHGLNPVLPVAFVVGVINALLLRRTGSVWPGIVVHGVNNALAMSVPVIIGLVSR, from the coding sequence ATGCACGAGACCCTCCGCCCTGTCCCGGCCGAAGCGCCCGGCGAGAGGTCGTCCGGCCCTGGCTGGCCGGAGGTAGTCGCCGGTGTGGCCGCCTATGCGGTCCTCTATGCGGGCGTGGTCGTGTGCCTGCGGCAGGCCGACCTGTCGGACACCGTGGCCGGCCTCATAGGGTTCGTGCTCTCCGCGGTGATGGGCCTCGGCGCCTTCGCGGTCGCCGCCCTGCTACGGATCCGCCGGCTCGCGCCGTTCGGCCTGCGGCGCGTGAGCGGGCGGTCATTGCTCGCCGCTGTCGGGTTCGGCGTCGTCGCCTACGTGCTGGCCACGATCGCCTCGCTGCTCTACCAGGCGGTGGCGGGCGATCACCAGAATGTTCAGGTCGGCTATCAAGCGGCCGCCGCGGGTGGCATCTTCTGGTACCTCGCGGTCGCGGTGGCCGGGTTCGTCGCCACCCCGATCGGTGAGGAGCTCCTCTTCCGCGGTGTACTGGCCAACGGCCTGGGCCGCTACGGGGCCTGGGCCAGTGTGCTCGCCAGCGCCGCGGTCTTCGCGCTCGTGCACGGCCTCAACCCGGTGCTGCCCGTCGCGTTCGTGGTCGGCGTCATCAACGCCCTGCTGCTGCGGCGTACCGGCTCGGTGTGGCCCGGCATCGTCGTCCACGGCGTCAACAACGCGCTCGCCATGTCGGTGCCCGTGATCATTGGGCTGGTGAGCAGGTGA
- a CDS encoding TetR/AcrR family transcriptional regulator, with product MNKSRQEEILAAALRLTHEQGVGALSVRSVAAAAGVGATTLRHYFPSQADLYQAVASRLVTNVLSDLDITDDSRDPAARLYDCLAQFVPQSNEQMQALTSWAELHRLALGGDAGVTEILKSGRRASKEALLRWFNTLADQGHVAPTDIDAHITHALTLIDGLNLDLHLFPDHVDPAAARTTLHWFAAHTIS from the coding sequence GTGAACAAGAGCAGGCAGGAAGAGATCCTCGCCGCAGCCCTCCGGCTGACGCACGAACAAGGCGTCGGAGCGTTGAGCGTCCGGTCCGTCGCGGCCGCGGCGGGCGTCGGGGCGACCACGTTGCGGCACTACTTCCCATCCCAGGCCGACCTCTATCAGGCGGTCGCGAGCCGGCTCGTCACCAACGTTCTCAGCGACCTCGACATCACCGATGACAGCCGCGACCCGGCCGCCCGCCTGTACGACTGCCTCGCGCAGTTCGTGCCGCAGTCCAACGAGCAGATGCAGGCACTGACCAGCTGGGCCGAACTGCACAGACTGGCCCTCGGCGGCGACGCGGGAGTCACGGAAATCCTCAAGAGCGGCCGCCGGGCCTCGAAGGAGGCACTGCTCCGCTGGTTCAACACGCTCGCCGACCAGGGCCATGTCGCGCCAACCGACATCGACGCCCACATCACGCACGCCCTCACCCTGATCGACGGCCTCAACCTCGACCTGCACCTCTTCCCCGACCACGTCGATCCGGCCGCAGCAAGAACAACCCTCCACTGGTTCGCCGCCCACACCATTTCCTGA
- a CDS encoding DNA methyltransferase: MTVEVPQRTSLESNFPAAMLSGVGTKESWRKEVHRPATSTHKWWAKRLGTVFRGIITSATTPDGADAVGAYGSSLDLAGAIVLDPFSGSGVTGVEALKLGAKAVCFDINPVATLVQRQAVQPWDLGSLEAAYKEVESACRSEVDRLHRTEDGRTVLYYFWVATLGCPECSKEVRLFDSPVFSKNAYPKRVPKAQIVCPECLSVKESRYDFVTETCLKGHVITQRGAARGQLATCGNGHSFKVLGALNGSPPVYEMYAKMVANSDGSKSYEAITDWDRELYDECVAALAGLSQSAVLPRGRLAPGNNTDQALKWNFREWREFFNARQLVSLSLMATAIRDLTGSPEREALCALFSGTLEFNNLFTSFKGEGTGAVRHMFSHHILKPERTPLEAHPWGTSQSSGAFSTLFKSRLQRAHEYKTKPADLVDRGAGIERISGVSKPVGASIADSWESFVSIEGQAAYVATRNSAQTDIPDGSVDLVVTDPPYMDNVHYAELADFFHAWLQHMQPYIGYSDATTTRRVGEVQHADPAEFGKAIEAVWTESARVLKPGGLLAFTFHQARISGWVQVVESLRRSGWIVMAVQPVKGEMTTSVVKAGAREPSNLDSVVVCRRAVDGATNPNSSVEEALATATRELTDLRDAQIDVGAGDVRSVVRGALLAYLASTGVDLDESVAAQVDSLATESIETLLGSGPGGGGR; the protein is encoded by the coding sequence GTGACGGTCGAAGTGCCGCAACGTACCAGCCTGGAGTCAAACTTTCCGGCAGCGATGCTTAGTGGCGTCGGCACGAAGGAATCCTGGCGCAAGGAAGTCCACCGCCCAGCCACCAGCACGCACAAGTGGTGGGCGAAGCGCCTCGGCACCGTATTTCGGGGGATCATTACGTCGGCGACGACGCCCGATGGAGCCGATGCTGTGGGAGCCTACGGATCGTCGCTCGATCTGGCGGGAGCCATTGTGCTCGACCCGTTCTCTGGCTCGGGTGTGACCGGCGTGGAAGCCCTCAAACTCGGGGCTAAGGCTGTTTGTTTCGACATCAACCCTGTGGCAACGCTCGTTCAGCGTCAAGCTGTTCAACCGTGGGACCTCGGGTCTCTTGAAGCTGCCTACAAAGAGGTCGAGTCGGCCTGTCGGTCAGAGGTTGATCGACTCCACCGTACAGAGGACGGGAGGACTGTTCTCTACTACTTCTGGGTCGCGACCCTCGGGTGCCCCGAGTGCTCCAAAGAAGTTCGCTTGTTCGACTCGCCAGTGTTCTCTAAGAACGCTTACCCGAAGCGAGTACCCAAAGCCCAAATTGTCTGTCCCGAGTGCCTCTCCGTTAAGGAGAGTCGGTATGACTTCGTCACGGAGACGTGTTTGAAGGGCCACGTCATTACGCAGCGCGGTGCAGCGCGGGGTCAGTTGGCGACATGCGGGAACGGTCACAGCTTCAAGGTCCTCGGCGCCCTGAACGGGTCGCCACCGGTATACGAGATGTATGCCAAGATGGTGGCCAACTCGGACGGGTCGAAGAGCTACGAAGCCATCACCGACTGGGACAGGGAACTCTACGACGAGTGCGTTGCAGCGCTCGCAGGGCTATCGCAGTCTGCCGTGCTTCCACGCGGTCGGCTTGCTCCCGGCAATAATACTGACCAGGCTCTGAAGTGGAATTTTCGGGAATGGCGCGAATTCTTCAACGCGCGCCAGCTGGTTTCCCTCTCGCTGATGGCGACGGCGATCCGTGACCTGACTGGATCGCCTGAACGCGAAGCGCTTTGTGCCCTGTTTTCAGGAACGCTTGAGTTCAATAACCTGTTCACATCGTTCAAAGGCGAGGGGACGGGGGCTGTCCGGCATATGTTCAGTCATCACATCCTCAAGCCGGAGCGGACTCCACTGGAGGCGCACCCCTGGGGCACGTCGCAGTCCTCCGGTGCGTTCTCCACTCTCTTCAAGAGTCGTCTGCAGCGTGCTCACGAGTACAAGACGAAACCTGCAGACCTCGTTGACCGGGGTGCAGGGATCGAGCGGATCTCCGGAGTGTCAAAGCCAGTGGGCGCGAGCATTGCGGACTCATGGGAGTCTTTCGTCTCGATCGAAGGGCAGGCGGCCTATGTCGCCACCAGAAACTCGGCACAGACGGATATTCCGGATGGGTCGGTTGACCTAGTCGTTACTGATCCGCCCTACATGGACAACGTCCACTACGCGGAGCTCGCGGACTTCTTTCACGCGTGGCTCCAGCACATGCAGCCGTACATCGGCTATTCCGACGCGACAACGACCCGTCGAGTGGGCGAGGTCCAGCATGCTGACCCGGCGGAGTTTGGGAAGGCAATCGAGGCAGTGTGGACCGAGTCGGCGCGAGTCTTGAAGCCGGGCGGTCTGCTGGCCTTCACGTTCCACCAGGCTCGGATCAGCGGGTGGGTGCAGGTGGTTGAGTCGCTACGCCGCTCTGGTTGGATCGTGATGGCCGTCCAACCGGTGAAAGGTGAGATGACGACCAGTGTCGTCAAGGCTGGAGCCCGTGAGCCCTCCAATCTCGACAGCGTTGTGGTGTGTCGCCGGGCCGTGGACGGAGCTACGAATCCAAATTCTTCGGTGGAGGAAGCCCTAGCGACTGCGACAAGGGAGCTAACAGACCTTCGAGATGCCCAAATCGATGTCGGGGCAGGCGACGTCAGGTCAGTTGTTCGCGGGGCGCTTCTGGCCTACCTCGCGTCCACGGGCGTAGACCTTGATGAGTCAGTCGCCGCGCAGGTGGACTCCCTAGCAACAGAAAGCATTGAGACGCTGCTTGGGTCCGGTCCGGGTGGCGGCGGTCGTTAG
- a CDS encoding phosphotransferase family protein: MDGIDGCVPPSAREITTGQTNRVWSVEGPTPYILKHYGDPSRAANEAAALRLLTSHRAPCPQLLAASSGSSTPPWTAQAALHAKPVPIDRFLADLAEPLAAIHRIPGTHFGRLAGAQQHRSWTGYLHDRLRTYAAAAPALRAVARCLHQEVDASDTPIQPVLLHHDLQPGHLLREPAGSRLLIDWELAIFGDQRSDLARLAVRLDLDDPTPVLALASRADAAAEGRLHLYWRIHLLADAALSTDSAVRERAAGRLLGSSVT, encoded by the coding sequence ATGGACGGCATCGATGGCTGCGTCCCACCCAGCGCCCGCGAAATCACCACCGGCCAGACCAACCGCGTCTGGTCGGTGGAAGGACCCACGCCGTACATCCTCAAGCACTACGGCGACCCGAGCCGTGCCGCCAACGAAGCCGCCGCTCTCCGGCTCCTGACCAGCCACCGTGCCCCATGTCCACAGCTGCTCGCCGCGTCCAGCGGCAGCAGCACCCCTCCATGGACCGCACAGGCCGCACTACACGCGAAGCCTGTGCCCATCGACCGGTTCCTGGCAGACCTCGCCGAACCGCTGGCCGCCATCCACCGCATCCCCGGCACGCACTTCGGCCGCCTCGCCGGCGCCCAACAACACCGCAGCTGGACCGGCTACCTCCACGACCGCTTGCGCACCTATGCGGCAGCCGCCCCAGCCCTACGCGCCGTGGCCCGATGCCTCCACCAGGAAGTCGACGCCAGCGACACCCCGATCCAGCCAGTGCTGCTCCATCACGATCTGCAGCCGGGCCACCTCCTTCGGGAACCCGCGGGTTCCCGTCTGCTCATCGACTGGGAGCTGGCCATCTTCGGCGACCAGCGGTCCGACCTTGCTCGCCTCGCCGTACGCCTCGACCTCGACGACCCCACACCCGTACTTGCACTCGCCAGTCGGGCCGACGCCGCGGCCGAAGGCCGACTCCATCTGTACTGGCGCATCCACCTGCTCGCCGACGCCGCACTGAGCACAGACAGCGCCGTACGGGAACGGGCAGCCGGGAGGCTACTTGGTTCGAGCGTCACGTAG
- a CDS encoding NUDIX domain-containing protein, which yields MTEPSTAEIRTSAKAVVLHDDLVLLMRAVWEDQECYFLPGGGQHPGESLSDAVAREVDEETGLTVTVERLLWLREYIGANHDHPESEADTHRIEAIFLCTPTSDPGQLGGHAQDEVQTGLEWVPLGKVPALNLLPQAIRQPIASLTEAPKPPGTYLGDVA from the coding sequence ATGACCGAGCCCTCCACCGCCGAAATTCGCACCTCCGCCAAAGCCGTCGTCCTCCACGACGACCTGGTCCTCCTCATGCGTGCCGTCTGGGAGGACCAGGAGTGCTACTTCCTCCCTGGAGGCGGCCAACATCCTGGAGAGAGTCTCAGCGACGCCGTCGCCCGCGAAGTCGACGAGGAAACCGGCCTGACCGTCACCGTCGAGCGGCTGCTGTGGCTCCGTGAATACATCGGCGCCAACCACGACCACCCCGAAAGCGAAGCCGACACCCATCGCATCGAAGCGATCTTCCTGTGCACCCCCACCAGCGATCCCGGCCAGCTCGGCGGCCACGCCCAGGACGAGGTGCAGACCGGCCTGGAATGGGTGCCGCTGGGCAAAGTCCCTGCCCTCAACCTGCTGCCACAGGCCATCCGCCAGCCAATCGCCTCGCTCACGGAGGCGCCCAAGCCCCCCGGCACTTACCTCGGCGATGTCGCCTGA
- a CDS encoding glycosyltransferase gives MPHAVIASAVRVPWHSHHGGYDRLLDYLPEARRITAPRGITGQKIATATHHWLRRRCPLPFYPAEHFATDARVLAGRGPAHILYGDEQFWFSRHRLGPTAVTYHQPPARLAGFMPTTNWRRLATRASQIIALAPDQLAFFANHLSEERVHLIPHGIDTAVFTPAGGPETGCRPMLLTVGWWLRDWDVLDMTHDRIHRRYGNDIELVVVTRQAERTWHPAVRVLEGISELTLTQLYRQATAVFLPLTDATANNALLEALACGTPVVATDTGGISYYTGHGSAASLTPPSDAAAAAEAVETLIGELGTAAHAARRAAARERAELFAWPRIADQVRSVYRLLEDER, from the coding sequence GTGCCGCACGCTGTGATCGCCTCGGCCGTCCGCGTCCCCTGGCACAGTCACCATGGGGGCTACGACCGGCTCCTTGATTACCTGCCGGAAGCCAGGCGCATCACCGCGCCACGAGGGATCACCGGCCAGAAGATCGCCACTGCCACCCATCACTGGCTCCGCCGCCGCTGCCCTCTGCCGTTCTACCCGGCCGAGCACTTCGCCACGGATGCACGCGTCCTCGCCGGGCGCGGGCCCGCCCACATCCTCTACGGCGACGAGCAGTTCTGGTTCTCCCGCCACCGACTGGGCCCCACCGCCGTCACCTATCACCAGCCGCCCGCCCGCCTGGCCGGCTTCATGCCGACCACGAACTGGCGGCGGCTCGCCACACGCGCAAGCCAGATCATCGCCCTCGCCCCCGACCAGCTGGCGTTCTTTGCCAACCACCTGTCCGAGGAGCGCGTGCACCTGATCCCGCACGGCATCGACACCGCCGTCTTCACGCCGGCAGGGGGCCCAGAGACCGGCTGTCGGCCAATGCTCCTGACCGTGGGCTGGTGGCTGCGCGATTGGGACGTCCTGGACATGACCCACGACCGGATCCACCGACGGTACGGCAACGACATCGAGCTGGTTGTCGTCACGCGCCAGGCCGAGCGCACCTGGCACCCGGCCGTGCGCGTGCTGGAAGGAATCAGCGAACTCACCCTCACCCAGCTCTACCGCCAGGCCACGGCCGTCTTCCTCCCCCTGACGGACGCGACCGCCAACAATGCCCTCCTGGAAGCCCTGGCCTGCGGAACCCCGGTAGTCGCCACCGACACCGGAGGCATCTCGTACTACACGGGCCACGGCTCGGCCGCCTCGCTCACACCGCCCAGTGACGCAGCTGCCGCCGCCGAAGCCGTCGAAACCCTCATCGGCGAACTCGGAACCGCAGCCCACGCTGCACGACGTGCCGCGGCCCGGGAGCGCGCCGAGCTCTTCGCCTGGCCGCGCATCGCCGATCAAGTTCGCTCCGTCTACCGTCTGCTGGAGGACGAACGATGA
- a CDS encoding protoporphyrinogen/coproporphyrinogen oxidase — protein MPKAQDPLPGRIVILGAGPCGLACASELDRLGHRNWTLLEAAPTVGGLASSVVDRAGFTWDLGGHVVFSHFGEFDRLLGELFAPHEMLHHDRSSYIRFRDRWVPYPFQQHLHCLPQADAEACLRSLTHACQQREQTLPTDTDFATWLQAQYGSGLVERFFAPYNTKVWATSPEKMSASWVAERVAPVDLDEILAAFYGVKAPAPKWGPNSTFAFPSIGGTGEIWRRLGARLGNRVRTRAPATSIDPSACLVRLENGEAVPYDQVVATLPLDQLAAMTTTSPPDVREAASRLKHTTVAMVGLGYRAPTLDERSWFYFPEDDVPFYRATNFSKYAPANVPGADTTAFSSWMTEISVMPGTRLNQRALVKAADAALRRHRLVPGLAELATAHVEMIPYAYPIPTLDRDEALALTVPWLEGQAIYPRGRFGTWRYEIGNMDHAVKMGVDIARRLVTGATEELLSSQDAVPAGSRS, from the coding sequence ATGCCCAAAGCCCAAGATCCCTTACCCGGCCGCATCGTCATCCTCGGTGCCGGCCCCTGCGGACTGGCGTGCGCGAGCGAACTGGACCGGCTCGGCCACCGCAACTGGACCCTGCTGGAGGCGGCGCCCACTGTCGGAGGGCTGGCGTCATCCGTGGTCGATCGCGCCGGTTTCACATGGGACCTGGGTGGCCACGTGGTCTTCTCCCACTTCGGAGAGTTCGACCGGCTCCTGGGCGAGCTCTTCGCCCCGCATGAAATGTTGCACCACGACCGGTCCTCGTACATCCGATTCCGCGACCGTTGGGTGCCCTACCCCTTCCAGCAGCACCTCCACTGCTTGCCGCAGGCCGACGCCGAAGCGTGCCTGCGGTCGCTGACCCACGCGTGCCAGCAGCGTGAACAGACCCTGCCGACCGACACCGACTTCGCGACGTGGCTCCAGGCCCAGTACGGAAGCGGCCTCGTCGAGCGCTTCTTCGCCCCGTACAACACCAAGGTCTGGGCGACCTCGCCGGAGAAGATGAGCGCGAGCTGGGTCGCGGAGCGAGTGGCACCGGTCGACCTCGACGAGATCCTGGCGGCCTTCTACGGCGTCAAAGCCCCCGCACCGAAGTGGGGGCCGAACTCCACGTTCGCTTTCCCCTCCATCGGGGGAACTGGAGAGATCTGGCGACGACTGGGCGCCCGCCTGGGCAACCGAGTCCGCACCCGAGCCCCAGCCACGTCGATCGACCCGAGCGCCTGCCTCGTGCGACTGGAGAACGGGGAGGCGGTCCCTTACGACCAGGTCGTGGCCACCCTGCCACTGGACCAACTCGCCGCCATGACGACGACGAGCCCACCCGACGTACGGGAGGCGGCCAGCCGGCTGAAGCACACCACCGTCGCCATGGTCGGCCTCGGATACCGAGCCCCCACCCTGGACGAGCGGTCATGGTTCTACTTCCCGGAGGACGACGTGCCGTTCTACCGCGCCACCAACTTCAGCAAGTACGCCCCTGCCAACGTCCCCGGCGCCGACACCACCGCCTTCAGCTCATGGATGACGGAGATCTCTGTGATGCCCGGGACTCGGCTCAACCAGCGTGCCCTGGTGAAAGCCGCCGATGCTGCGCTGCGGCGACATCGCCTGGTCCCCGGGCTGGCCGAGCTGGCCACAGCCCATGTGGAGATGATCCCGTACGCCTACCCGATCCCCACTTTGGACCGGGACGAGGCGCTGGCGTTGACGGTGCCGTGGCTGGAAGGCCAAGCGATCTACCCTCGCGGCCGGTTCGGTACCTGGCGGTACGAGATCGGCAACATGGACCACGCGGTGAAGATGGGCGTCGATATCGCACGCCGTCTGGTCACGGGGGCCACCGAGGAGCTTCTCAGCAGCCAGGACGCGGTTCCCGCGGGGAGCCGCTCATGA
- a CDS encoding ATP-binding protein, with product MPAAGDSAMRRQAEPRTAIRSAEAIWSDSGPPLRRERTFSPHGSSVSEARKFAVEALSSWGVRDRLDDVCLCLSEVATNALVHAGPPSFGFRARLAISGSVVRLEVHDQDADRPHRKHPRLDDTSGRGLLLVDELSDGWGVDEQHGIGKTVWITFKITPPNPRTPKGEI from the coding sequence ATGCCAGCAGCAGGTGACAGCGCGATGCGGCGACAGGCAGAGCCCCGTACCGCGATTCGGAGCGCGGAGGCCATTTGGAGCGACAGCGGCCCGCCCCTGCGGCGCGAGCGGACCTTCTCTCCACACGGCTCGTCCGTGAGTGAGGCACGGAAGTTCGCCGTCGAGGCTCTGTCGTCTTGGGGAGTCCGGGACCGCCTCGATGACGTGTGTCTGTGCCTGTCAGAGGTCGCTACCAACGCGCTCGTACATGCAGGTCCGCCCAGCTTCGGATTTCGGGCACGGCTAGCCATCAGCGGATCGGTGGTTCGGCTGGAGGTTCACGATCAGGATGCGGACCGGCCGCATCGGAAGCATCCGCGCCTTGATGACACCTCGGGTCGCGGCCTGCTCCTGGTAGACGAACTGTCCGATGGGTGGGGCGTGGACGAGCAGCACGGCATCGGCAAGACCGTCTGGATCACCTTCAAGATCACTCCTCCCAACCCTCGCACGCCCAAAGGCGAGATCTGA
- a CDS encoding GNAT family N-acetyltransferase, which translates to MHPVDIAGPRLQLRELTSDDVDAVHAIYGDAEATRHLSFEPRTHEQVGEIVARSIASSGEQPRTEYALGVVRQEERDLVGFARLALDPHAQKAATIGFALHPHTWGAGLGTETIHLMCALGFNHLGLHRIWAARAPLNSASARTLLRAGMTEEGRIREHVFARGAWRDSITYSVLDHEWRESDGSATANG; encoded by the coding sequence ATGCACCCGGTCGACATCGCAGGCCCCCGGCTCCAGTTGCGCGAACTCACCAGCGACGACGTGGACGCCGTACACGCCATCTACGGCGACGCCGAGGCCACCCGCCACCTGAGCTTCGAACCCCGAACCCATGAACAGGTCGGGGAGATCGTCGCCCGCTCCATCGCCTCCTCCGGCGAGCAACCCCGCACCGAATACGCCCTCGGTGTGGTCCGCCAGGAGGAAAGGGACCTGGTGGGCTTCGCCCGCCTGGCGCTCGACCCGCACGCCCAGAAAGCCGCCACCATCGGCTTTGCCCTGCACCCCCACACATGGGGCGCGGGCCTGGGCACCGAAACCATTCACCTCATGTGCGCCCTCGGCTTCAACCACCTTGGCCTGCACCGCATCTGGGCCGCCCGCGCACCGCTGAACTCTGCCTCCGCCAGGACCCTGCTACGCGCCGGCATGACGGAGGAAGGCCGCATTCGGGAGCACGTGTTCGCACGAGGAGCCTGGAGGGACTCGATCACGTACTCGGTTCTGGATCATGAATGGCGGGAGTCAGACGGATCCGCGACGGCCAACGGATGA